Proteins from a genomic interval of Lolium perenne isolate Kyuss_39 chromosome 1, Kyuss_2.0, whole genome shotgun sequence:
- the LOC127330471 gene encoding putative ripening-related protein 6 — translation MAHAKLAALAVLVVILLHGSPRALAIDQMPATMTLNGFERGEGEPAECDGQYHNNKEMLAALSTRWYAGGIRCQKMISITNTQNGRTVQARVVDECDSNHGCKDNIVDTSVAVWNALGLDTNIGEVHVTWSDS, via the coding sequence atggcgcacgctAAGCTCGCAGCTCTAGCCGTGCTCGTGGTGATCCTGCTGCATGGGTCGCCGCGTGCACTTGCGATTGACCAAATGCCGGCGACGATGACCTTGAATGGGTTCGAGCGCGGCGAGGGTGAGCCAGCAGAGTGCGACGGCCAGTACCACAACAACAAGGAGATGCTGGCGGCGCTATCAACTAGGTGGTACGCAGGCGGGATTCGGTGCCAGAAGATGATCAGCATCACGAACACACAAAACGGGCGCACCGTGCAAGCGCGCGTGGTGGACGAATGCGACAGCAATCACGGGTGCAAGGACAACATTGTAGACACCTCAGTCGCTGTGTGGAACGCACTTGGGCTCGACACCAACATCGGTGAAGTGCACGTCACATGGTCCGACTCCTGA